A section of the Triticum dicoccoides isolate Atlit2015 ecotype Zavitan chromosome 7A, WEW_v2.0, whole genome shotgun sequence genome encodes:
- the LOC119331641 gene encoding O-glucosyltransferase rumi-like: protein MKSFLVPSGDKEEGAALVPPQEDGEAPRKVVVDGGKAADTAVERSSPSSPSTATTTKKPWWKASLLSPTKGAVGLVIGGLVLLALLAGARWIDLDASFLRGNGSGTGGTSRRWRHPPRRQRSSPPVPIPFSCGNGTSSSSTPLCRRPRGAMPPPAASPSPAAPERPVPRPPSCPDYFRHIHSDLAPWREKGISREAVEHGQPNAAFRLTVVFGRAYVETYHRVFQTRDLFTQWGIAQLLARYPGRVPDLDLMFNCEDMPELRAADYPDTSAAPPLFRYCKDGTSVEVLFPDWSFWGWPEVNIRPWGPLMKEIAKENARLPWPDREPYAFWKGNPHVSEARRDLFRCSNDSAAGKDRNARLFALDWGAANRNGFKGSNLAEQCRYRYKIYVQGRSWSVSEKYILACDSPMLAIDTPFEDFFSRGLVAGRHYWPIDPRDKCRAVKFAVNWGNGHPALAQRMGKEGSGFAREEMSMDYVYDYMLHVLIQYAALLRYKPTVPENAVELCPESMACSAQGRDREFMMESREMYVAGYEPCTLPPPFTAEEEREMAAREEDVRRKVVKMEGR from the exons ATGAAGAGCTTCCTGGTCCCTTCCGGCGACAAGGAAGAGGGGGCGGCGTTGGTGCCGCCTCAGGAGGACGGCGAGGCGCCGCGCAAGGTCGTCGTCGACGGCGGCAAAGCTGCTGACACGGCGGTTGAACGCTCGTCGCCATCTTCGCCATCAacagcgacgacgacgaagaaGCCGTGGTGGAAGGCCTCGCTGCTGTCTCCGACGAAGGGCGCCGTGGGGCTGGTGATCGGCGGCCTCGTGCTCCTCGCGCTGCTCGCCGGCGCCAGATGGATCGACCTCGACGCC TCGTTCCTGCGGGGCAACGGCAGCGGCACCGGCGGCACCAGCCGTCGTTGGCGCCATCCTCCCCGCCGCCAACGCTCGTCACCGCCCGTGCCCATACCCTTCAGCTGCGGCAACGGGACGTCATCGTCGTCTACGCCACTATGCCGTCGCCCCCGTGGGGCAATGCCACCACCGGCTGCATCGCCATCTCCAGCGGCGCCGGAACGGCCCGTGCCGCGGCCGCCTTCGTGCCCGGACTACTTCAGGCACATCCACTCGGACCTTGCGCCGTGGCGCGAGAAGGGGATCAGCAGGGAGGCGGTGGAGCACGGCCAGCCGAACGCAGCGTTCCGGCTGACGGTGGTCTTCGGGCGCGCGTACGTGGAGACGTACCACCGCGTGTTCCAGACGCGGGACCTATTCACGCAGTGGGGGATCGCGCAGCTGCTCGCCCGCTACCCAGGCCGCGTCCCGGACCTCGACCTCATGTTCAACTGCGAGGACATGCCGGAGCTGCGCGCCGCCGACTACCCGGAcacctccgccgcgccgccgctctTCCGCTACTGCAAGGACGGCACCTCGGTCGAGGTCCTCTTCCCGGACTGGTCCTTCTGGGGCTGGCCGGAGGTCAACATCCGTCCATGGGGGCCGCTCATGAAGGAGATCGCCAAGGAGAACGCGCGGCTCCCCTGGCCGGACAGGGAGCCATACGCGTTCTGGAAGGGCAACCCTCACGTGTCGGAAGCGCGCCGCGACCTCTTCCGCTGCAGCAACGATTCCGCCGCCGGCAAAGACCGGAACGCGCGGCTGTTCGCGCTGGACTGGGGCGCCGCCAACCGGAACGGCTTCAAGGGCTCCAACCTGGCGGAGCAGTGCCGGTACAGGTACAAGATCTACGTGCAGGGGCGGTCGTGGTCGGTGAGCGAGAAGTACATTCTCGCATGCGACTCGCCGATGCTGGCCATCGACACGCCCTTCGAGGACTTCTTCTCCCGGGGGCTCGTCGCCGGCCGCCACTACTGGCCCATCGACCCCAGGGACAAGTGCCGCGCGGTCAAGTTCGCCGTCAACTGGGGGAACGGGCATCCGGCGCTGGCCCAGCGCATGGGCAAGGAGGGCAGCGGGTTCGCGAGGGAGGAGATGAGCATGGACTACGTTTACGACTACATGTTGCACGTGCTCATCCAGTACGCTGCCCTGCTCCGgtacaagcccaccgtgccggagaACGCCGTGGAGCTCTGCCCCGAGTCCATGGCCTGCTCCGCCCAAGGCCGGGACAGGGAGTTCATGATGGAGTCCAGGGAGATGTATGTGGCCGGATACGAGCCATGCACGTTGCCGCCGCCGTTCACCGCCGAGGAGGAGAGGGAGATGGCTGCGAGGGAAGAGGATGTGCGAAGAAAAGTAGTTAAAATGGAGGGGAGGTAG